In Candidatus Neomarinimicrobiota bacterium, one genomic interval encodes:
- the tsaD gene encoding tRNA (adenosine(37)-N6)-threonylcarbamoyltransferase complex transferase subunit TsaD, with product MIVLGIETSCDETAAAVCKDGEVLSSVVASQEDHAKYGGVVPEVASRMHEKLLMDTVETALSRASIAKFDLQGVAVTRGPGLMGALLTGVSFSRGLAMGLKIPLLGLNHMEAHIFANFIAYPELEFPFICLLVSGGHTQIWKVDGLDDYSLMGETRDDAAGEAFDKGARILGLGYPGGIEIEKAAEGGDSAAVSFPRAFSKTDLIEFSFSGLKTSLLRYVENLGGKVPEDQMPDVAASYQRAIVDSLLSKLQLAIDKTGTGTALIGGGVAANMELREKAGKLFPDCNILYPDIDLCTDNAAMIAFLGEIYLRDGKSSEHSLCVVPNLKLSD from the coding sequence ATGATCGTTCTCGGCATTGAGACGTCTTGTGACGAGACGGCCGCTGCTGTTTGCAAAGACGGTGAAGTCCTCTCTTCCGTGGTAGCCTCTCAGGAAGACCACGCCAAGTATGGTGGTGTTGTGCCGGAGGTTGCATCGCGAATGCACGAAAAATTGCTAATGGATACAGTGGAAACAGCACTTTCCAGAGCATCCATTGCAAAATTTGACCTCCAAGGAGTCGCAGTTACAAGAGGACCCGGTTTGATGGGCGCTTTGTTGACAGGCGTTAGTTTTTCCCGGGGGCTGGCAATGGGATTGAAAATTCCTCTTCTCGGTCTCAACCACATGGAAGCGCACATATTCGCGAACTTTATCGCTTATCCTGAGTTAGAATTTCCGTTCATCTGTCTTCTGGTCTCCGGCGGTCATACTCAAATCTGGAAAGTTGACGGTCTCGATGATTACAGCCTCATGGGTGAAACACGGGACGATGCTGCAGGTGAGGCATTTGACAAGGGAGCAAGGATTCTTGGTCTCGGTTATCCCGGCGGGATCGAAATTGAGAAAGCAGCTGAGGGAGGTGATTCCGCCGCTGTGAGTTTCCCGCGAGCCTTTTCAAAGACGGATTTAATTGAATTCAGTTTCAGTGGTTTGAAGACATCACTTCTAAGATACGTGGAAAATCTTGGCGGCAAAGTGCCGGAAGATCAAATGCCTGATGTAGCAGCCAGTTATCAAAGGGCCATTGTTGATAGTCTCCTGTCAAAACTTCAGCTTGCCATCGACAAGACGGGAACAGGTACAGCACTCATAGGCGGCGGGGTGGCTGCGAACATGGAGCTGAGAGAAAAGGCCGGTAAACTGTTTCCCGATTGCAATATTCTTTACCCAGACATTGATCTCTGCACAGACAATGCAGCGATGATCGCTTTTCTCGGTGAAATCTATCTGCGTGATGGGAAATCTTCTGAGCATAGCCTTTGTGTCGTTCCAAATCTGAAACTTTCTGATTAG
- a CDS encoding YbbR-like domain-containing protein, whose amino-acid sequence MNPQTFSKTIEEGHLSVWIGAFFFAVVLWLFVISEQRYNYVVEMPIEVRNIREGKTLGGEVTPTADVRFSATGRAFLKTLLLKSLSDFKLVLDLERVSTEYDFYLNDYFDKYSQKVVVPPSFELEFVEVVRPDSIHISLDDYMVKPVTVVSRVTVEPAAGYIMVGNSNISPGNIELKGPREIIISVETVETIERTFRAVQASVRSSIPLQLDFPRVVEASDTFAVFRANVQSIGERIMSEVPVNILNIPENIRAFPNPSTVSLTVTGGVQFIASLEPTDIYVSLDYNEFQEGELSQEPRVQVPADVLDWRDLSPKAIELTIQRLPK is encoded by the coding sequence GTGAATCCACAGACTTTTTCAAAAACAATCGAGGAAGGGCACCTATCAGTTTGGATCGGTGCTTTTTTTTTCGCCGTTGTTCTGTGGCTCTTTGTCATATCGGAACAAAGATATAACTATGTGGTTGAGATGCCAATCGAAGTTCGCAATATCAGGGAGGGCAAAACCCTCGGAGGGGAGGTGACACCGACCGCAGATGTTCGATTTAGCGCAACGGGCCGGGCTTTCCTGAAGACATTGCTCTTGAAATCATTGTCTGATTTCAAGCTGGTTCTGGACTTGGAACGTGTCAGCACAGAGTACGACTTTTATCTCAATGACTATTTCGATAAATACAGTCAGAAAGTGGTCGTTCCCCCAAGTTTTGAACTGGAGTTCGTTGAGGTGGTGCGCCCAGATTCGATTCACATTTCTCTTGACGATTATATGGTCAAACCTGTGACAGTAGTTTCCAGAGTGACCGTGGAGCCGGCGGCAGGATATATTATGGTGGGGAACAGTAACATTTCTCCCGGAAATATCGAACTCAAAGGGCCGCGGGAGATCATCATAAGTGTTGAGACCGTTGAAACAATTGAGCGAACTTTCCGTGCCGTTCAGGCATCAGTTCGCTCCAGTATACCGCTTCAGTTGGATTTTCCCCGTGTGGTGGAGGCATCTGACACGTTCGCAGTTTTCAGAGCTAATGTACAGAGCATTGGTGAAAGGATAATGTCTGAGGTGCCTGTGAATATCCTCAATATTCCTGAAAATATACGTGCTTTCCCAAATCCCTCAACCGTGTCACTTACTGTTACGGGAGGTGTCCAGTTTATCGCATCTCTGGAGCCTACCGATATCTATGTTTCCCTGGATTACAACGAATTCCAGGAAGGGGAGTTGTCTCAGGAACCGAGGGTTCAAGTCCCCGCTGATGTTCTGGACTGGCGGGATCTGTCTCCCAAAGCTATTGAACTGACCATACAACGCTTGCCGAAATGA
- a CDS encoding 30S ribosomal protein S1, with protein MSDRIMTEEEITEEPAETVAEEPESTTPDEDNGEMDLASVEYQEIVKDYLDPGLMNGIRIIEASELSHENAEEVSVPSEEMEKYIETFSDIAQNQIIKGRVIGQNEKEIIMDIGFKSEGIIPRSEFSGAEPPSLGDSIEVYLEKIEDKNGQTILSKEKAVWMKGWLKLMQIQKEDGTVNGTITRRIKGGLVVDVDGIQAFLPGSQIDVRPVQDFDNFLGKEMEFKIVKINQLRKNVVLSRKALLYNTLREQRESLFDEVEPGQIVEGVVKNITDFGVFVDLGGVDGLLHITDLSWGRVNHPSEMTEVGETINVKIIDIDKDKQRISLGLKQLTPHPWENVEEKFPVGMKISGKIVSLTNYGAFVELENGVEGLVHVSEMSWTRSVHRPSEIVQLGQEVEAQVLSIDTEERKIALGFKQLQPDPWEGVDERYTVGPTLKGTIRNLTQFGAFVELEEGVDGLIHVSDLSWTKVVRHPKEILRKGEEVEVKVLEVSRENHRIALGLKQTMEDPWDDIIAHFEVGKNVDGAVIRTLDKGIIVELEMDVEGIVPADSLLEDEKDQIVKSIKDGQKIQCEVVEVKPEDKKVILTFVDAFFQPEVPAEEEASKTEEVKPEIEASSEGQEPENEQNDTEEKSESNEDTDSEETE; from the coding sequence GTGAGTGATAGAATTATGACAGAAGAAGAAATAACAGAAGAGCCGGCAGAGACTGTAGCTGAGGAACCTGAATCCACGACCCCGGATGAGGATAATGGAGAAATGGATTTAGCTTCTGTTGAATATCAAGAGATTGTAAAGGACTATTTGGATCCGGGCCTCATGAACGGCATTCGCATTATCGAAGCTTCTGAGCTCTCCCATGAGAATGCCGAGGAGGTTTCTGTCCCAAGTGAGGAGATGGAGAAATATATCGAGACATTTTCTGACATAGCCCAGAATCAGATTATCAAAGGCCGGGTGATCGGGCAAAATGAAAAAGAGATCATCATGGATATCGGCTTCAAGTCAGAGGGTATTATTCCCAGGTCAGAATTCAGCGGTGCCGAACCTCCAAGCCTAGGTGATTCCATTGAGGTTTACCTTGAGAAAATTGAGGACAAAAATGGTCAGACCATCCTTTCCAAAGAAAAAGCTGTATGGATGAAAGGGTGGCTGAAACTAATGCAGATTCAAAAGGAGGACGGTACAGTCAACGGCACCATCACCCGTCGAATAAAAGGCGGTCTTGTGGTAGATGTGGATGGTATACAAGCGTTCCTCCCCGGCTCTCAGATAGACGTCAGACCCGTTCAGGATTTTGACAATTTCCTTGGTAAGGAGATGGAATTCAAGATCGTTAAGATTAATCAGCTCAGGAAGAACGTTGTTCTGTCCCGCAAAGCTTTGCTTTACAACACCCTGAGGGAGCAAAGAGAATCTCTGTTCGATGAGGTCGAACCTGGTCAGATTGTGGAAGGTGTTGTAAAGAATATTACAGATTTCGGCGTTTTCGTCGATCTAGGAGGTGTGGACGGCCTCTTACACATCACTGACTTGTCATGGGGCCGCGTTAATCATCCCTCTGAGATGACTGAAGTTGGAGAGACCATCAACGTCAAGATTATCGACATCGACAAGGACAAGCAACGCATTTCTCTCGGCCTGAAGCAATTGACGCCTCACCCGTGGGAAAATGTTGAAGAGAAGTTTCCCGTGGGGATGAAGATTTCCGGCAAGATTGTCAGCTTGACAAACTACGGCGCTTTTGTAGAGCTGGAGAACGGGGTAGAGGGTCTTGTGCATGTCTCAGAAATGTCTTGGACCCGCAGTGTTCACCGTCCTTCCGAGATTGTTCAGTTAGGGCAAGAAGTTGAGGCGCAGGTTCTCTCTATCGATACGGAAGAGAGAAAGATCGCCCTCGGCTTTAAGCAGCTTCAGCCTGATCCGTGGGAGGGTGTTGATGAGCGGTATACCGTTGGGCCTACGCTGAAAGGAACCATCCGCAATCTTACTCAGTTTGGTGCTTTTGTTGAACTGGAAGAGGGTGTAGACGGTTTGATCCATGTCTCAGACCTTTCATGGACCAAGGTAGTCCGTCACCCCAAAGAGATTTTGCGGAAGGGTGAAGAAGTGGAGGTGAAAGTTCTGGAAGTCTCCCGGGAAAATCATCGCATTGCATTGGGCCTGAAACAAACCATGGAAGATCCCTGGGATGATATAATCGCCCACTTTGAGGTAGGCAAAAATGTTGATGGAGCTGTCATTCGTACTCTTGACAAGGGAATCATTGTAGAGTTGGAGATGGATGTGGAAGGGATTGTCCCGGCTGATTCGCTACTCGAGGATGAAAAAGATCAAATTGTTAAATCTATCAAAGACGGACAGAAAATTCAGTGTGAGGTGGTGGAAGTAAAGCCTGAAGACAAAAAAGTAATTCTTACTTTTGTAGATGCTTTTTTCCAACCCGAAGTGCCTGCTGAAGAAGAGGCGTCTAAAACCGAAGAAGTCAAACCTGAGATTGAGGCATCTTCTGAGGGCCAGGAACCAGAAAATGAGCAAAATGATACTGAGGAAAAATCGGAATCTAACGAGGATACTGATTCGGAAGAGACTGAGTAG
- a CDS encoding (d)CMP kinase, whose protein sequence is MIVAIDGTAGSGKSTTAKGVAEKLGFLYLDTGAMYRAATAAVLSASIDSDDESAVSDCVETIEIDFDESGRLIFLNGMDVSQTIRGREVTQNVSAVSAYPRVRKRMVAMQREIAGYRDFVVEGRDIGTVVFPNADFKFFIVASIEERAKRRQKDLAGLGIEQTVNDIVKNLKRRDALDSSREVSPLTKSEDAVEVDTTSMTIEQQIDLIVTHVRDRSIKKETQSTSE, encoded by the coding sequence ATGATTGTCGCTATTGACGGCACAGCCGGTTCCGGCAAGAGCACTACTGCAAAGGGTGTTGCCGAGAAACTCGGTTTTCTCTATCTGGACACCGGTGCTATGTACCGGGCCGCCACCGCCGCTGTTCTCTCAGCTTCAATTGATAGTGATGACGAGTCGGCGGTGTCAGATTGTGTTGAAACCATCGAAATCGATTTCGATGAAAGCGGCCGTCTTATCTTCCTCAATGGTATGGACGTTTCCCAGACTATCAGAGGCCGGGAAGTGACTCAAAACGTCAGTGCTGTCAGCGCTTACCCTCGAGTGAGGAAACGAATGGTTGCCATGCAGCGGGAGATCGCCGGTTATCGCGATTTTGTCGTGGAAGGAAGAGACATCGGTACAGTGGTCTTCCCCAACGCCGATTTCAAGTTCTTCATAGTTGCGAGTATTGAAGAACGGGCGAAACGCCGACAGAAAGACCTGGCCGGGTTGGGTATTGAACAGACTGTAAATGATATCGTCAAAAATTTGAAACGGCGTGATGCTCTGGATTCTTCCAGAGAGGTATCTCCTCTTACAAAGTCTGAAGATGCTGTAGAGGTGGATACGACATCAATGACCATAGAACAACAGATCGATCTTATTGTTACACATGTTAGGGATCGATCGATAAAAAAGGAGACACAATCAACAAGTGAGTGA
- a CDS encoding rRNA pseudouridine synthase, with protein sequence MRLIRYLAGAGVESRRKCELIIKRGKVTVNGKNEMDPFRIISPSDNVELDQTLLKMPTEKTIVILHKPAGVVTTASDTHGRKTVLDLVSNMDSRLFPVGRLDKETTGILLLTDDGDLAYRLTHPKFGVEKIYEATADRFLTDTEIKSIFSGIDIGEEEIGQAEVIDQTDTANGAKITMKLHHGKKREIRRIFREMGLKLIHLHRSAFAGLELGNLASGEQRNLSHEERNVLGISVDLIKNVF encoded by the coding sequence ATGAGGTTGATTAGGTATCTAGCCGGTGCCGGCGTCGAATCCCGCCGAAAATGTGAATTAATTATAAAAAGGGGCAAAGTCACTGTCAACGGGAAGAATGAGATGGATCCTTTCAGAATCATCTCACCGTCAGACAATGTTGAACTGGATCAAACCCTACTCAAAATGCCCACTGAGAAAACGATTGTTATCTTGCATAAACCTGCCGGTGTAGTCACCACCGCAAGTGATACTCACGGTCGAAAAACGGTCCTTGATCTGGTCTCCAATATGGATTCTCGGCTTTTTCCAGTGGGGCGCCTTGACAAAGAGACAACAGGAATTCTTCTTCTGACCGATGACGGAGATCTTGCATACCGTCTTACCCATCCCAAGTTTGGTGTGGAGAAAATTTATGAGGCCACTGCTGACCGTTTTTTGACTGATACTGAAATCAAATCGATTTTTTCCGGTATTGATATTGGTGAAGAGGAGATTGGGCAAGCGGAGGTAATTGATCAGACGGACACGGCAAATGGCGCCAAGATCACAATGAAACTTCACCACGGAAAGAAGCGGGAGATTAGAAGGATTTTCCGAGAGATGGGTCTGAAATTAATACACCTTCACAGAAGTGCCTTCGCTGGTCTGGAGCTGGGGAATCTCGCCTCTGGAGAACAGAGGAATTTATCTCACGAAGAGCGTAATGTGCTGGGAATATCAGTCGATTTGATAAAAAACGTTTTTTAA
- the scpB gene encoding SMC-Scp complex subunit ScpB, giving the protein MAKKKISKKDLRVVEALLFASEKVLTQAKLNVCFDDGTAPALPSVVETLQKEYEKSERAFSIEKVAGGFRLTTLTEYAPWVRKLFTRVGKTPLSQAALETLAVVAYKGPASRAVVESIRGVNSAGVIKTLLERKLIKISGRAKGPGRPLLYSATEQFLLSFGLNSTSDLPKLKEISELIAEGNDSTGAEEDFQPA; this is encoded by the coding sequence ATGGCGAAGAAAAAGATTTCCAAAAAAGATCTTCGTGTGGTGGAGGCGCTGTTGTTTGCTTCAGAGAAAGTACTCACTCAAGCAAAACTGAATGTCTGTTTTGATGATGGCACAGCGCCGGCACTTCCTAGTGTGGTGGAGACCCTTCAGAAAGAGTATGAAAAAAGTGAGCGTGCTTTTTCCATTGAAAAAGTGGCAGGTGGCTTCCGACTCACCACTCTTACCGAGTACGCTCCGTGGGTTCGTAAGCTCTTTACAAGGGTAGGCAAAACACCCCTTTCACAGGCAGCCTTGGAAACCTTGGCCGTGGTGGCCTACAAGGGCCCTGCCAGTCGGGCGGTAGTGGAAAGTATTAGAGGAGTGAACAGTGCCGGTGTCATCAAAACGCTCTTGGAAAGGAAACTGATTAAGATCAGTGGAAGAGCGAAAGGACCGGGGCGTCCTTTACTTTATTCCGCCACAGAACAGTTTTTACTTTCTTTCGGCCTCAATTCAACTTCGGATCTGCCCAAATTGAAAGAAATCTCAGAGCTCATCGCTGAAGGAAACGACAGTACCGGTGCAGAAGAAGATTTCCAGCCGGCTTAG
- a CDS encoding segregation/condensation protein A translates to MSYQIELENFAGPLDLLLFFIKRDEIDIMDIPIAHITKEYFDYIEALQTLNVTVAGDFMVMAATLMHIKAKMLLPSVSEEDDEEFEDPRTTLIHQLLEYQRYKEAASNLNEMNTLESQKYGHSMAVDSATMEEDPSFYLEDVTLFELVTVFKKVLEQVPPAVQYEVHREEVRVKEKVAMILSRFVEKSQIMFSELFPKFSSRQDVIVTFIAVLELIRDGLIRVHQKKLFDDILLERFEA, encoded by the coding sequence ATGAGCTATCAGATTGAACTAGAAAATTTTGCTGGTCCCCTCGATTTACTCCTCTTTTTCATCAAACGGGACGAGATCGATATCATGGACATACCCATCGCCCACATCACCAAGGAGTATTTCGACTATATTGAAGCGCTTCAGACCCTTAATGTGACTGTTGCTGGTGATTTCATGGTGATGGCAGCGACGCTTATGCACATCAAGGCTAAAATGCTTTTGCCTTCCGTGAGCGAAGAGGACGATGAAGAATTCGAAGATCCTAGGACCACCCTGATACACCAACTCTTGGAATATCAGCGCTACAAGGAGGCCGCCAGCAATCTCAACGAAATGAATACACTCGAGAGCCAGAAATACGGTCATTCTATGGCTGTGGATTCGGCGACGATGGAAGAGGATCCGAGCTTCTACCTGGAGGATGTGACTCTCTTTGAGTTGGTAACAGTATTCAAGAAGGTCCTTGAGCAAGTGCCGCCTGCGGTTCAGTATGAGGTACACCGGGAAGAGGTACGTGTCAAGGAAAAAGTGGCCATGATCCTGAGCCGTTTCGTGGAAAAAAGTCAGATCATGTTTTCAGAACTTTTCCCGAAGTTTTCTTCTCGGCAGGATGTTATTGTCACATTTATTGCCGTTTTAGAACTGATTAGGGACGGCCTGATAAGGGTCCACCAAAAGAAACTTTTCGATGATATTTTGTTGGAGCGGTTTGAAGCGTAA
- the trpS gene encoding tryptophan--tRNA ligase produces MKKRRILSGIQPSGNLHIGNYFGMMKPMIDLQVENELFCFLPNYHALTSQTDGDALRKNTIEAAADFLSLGMDPERSVFWVQSDVPEVTELTWILNNVTSVGMLERATSYKDKVSQGLPAHHGLFSYPVLMTADILLFGTEVVPVGKDQKQHLEMARDIAVKFNTIYGETFVVPEALIAEETGLIPGIDGQKMSKSYDNTLEIFCEKDFLANKVMDIVTDNTPPDEPKETENNALFMIYSLFLEESGRKALKVRFQTPGLKYAEVKKELVDVIWDFFEPYREKRNSLYADDATIVKILKEGAEKARDAAEPYLKMVRARTGILYWDS; encoded by the coding sequence TTGAAGAAAAGGCGCATCCTGAGCGGGATTCAGCCGTCCGGCAACCTCCACATCGGAAACTACTTTGGAATGATGAAGCCGATGATCGATCTGCAGGTTGAGAACGAGCTGTTCTGTTTTCTCCCGAACTATCATGCTCTTACATCCCAGACAGACGGAGATGCGTTGAGGAAAAACACTATCGAAGCTGCTGCCGATTTTCTTTCTCTCGGCATGGACCCTGAAAGGTCTGTATTCTGGGTTCAATCTGATGTGCCAGAAGTGACAGAACTGACCTGGATTTTGAACAATGTTACCAGTGTTGGTATGCTGGAGCGAGCCACCTCCTACAAAGACAAAGTGAGTCAGGGTCTACCTGCCCACCACGGTCTATTCAGTTACCCTGTCCTTATGACGGCTGACATTTTGCTCTTTGGAACCGAGGTAGTCCCAGTGGGAAAAGATCAGAAGCAGCACCTTGAAATGGCCAGGGACATAGCCGTCAAATTCAATACCATTTACGGAGAAACTTTTGTTGTACCAGAAGCGCTTATCGCTGAGGAGACGGGCCTTATCCCGGGTATAGACGGGCAGAAAATGTCAAAATCTTACGACAATACGCTAGAAATTTTTTGTGAAAAGGACTTCCTCGCCAATAAGGTAATGGATATTGTTACAGACAACACACCTCCGGATGAACCGAAAGAGACAGAAAACAACGCACTGTTCATGATCTACTCTCTTTTTCTTGAAGAAAGTGGGAGAAAGGCTCTCAAGGTAAGATTTCAAACTCCTGGTCTGAAGTATGCCGAAGTGAAAAAGGAACTGGTGGATGTCATCTGGGATTTTTTTGAGCCTTACCGTGAAAAGCGTAACAGCCTGTACGCTGACGATGCTACCATTGTAAAGATTTTGAAAGAAGGAGCGGAAAAGGCGAGGGATGCGGCGGAGCCCTACCTGAAAATGGTCCGGGCAAGAACGGGCATCCTGTATTGGGATTCATGA
- a CDS encoding HNH endonuclease: MLNRQVLVLNQNYHPLLVCTARRAISLAYLGKVEIVEKYRETVHSPSVSLPLPSVVKLDRFIHVRESSIVLSRRNILKRDRHQCQFCERQSVPMTLDHVIPKERNGPDTWENLVCCCHTCNRAKGNRTPNEAGMKLMRPPKKPTRIHYIRQFVKREQSAWRPYLYMEPIRTRALA; the protein is encoded by the coding sequence ATTCTCAACAGGCAAGTACTGGTCTTGAACCAGAACTATCACCCCCTTCTTGTCTGCACAGCCCGCCGGGCCATCTCCCTTGCTTATCTTGGCAAAGTAGAGATTGTTGAAAAGTACCGGGAGACCGTTCATTCACCTTCCGTTTCCTTGCCCCTGCCAAGTGTGGTGAAGCTCGATAGGTTCATTCATGTAAGGGAGAGCAGCATTGTCCTTTCTAGGCGGAACATTCTGAAAAGGGACAGACACCAATGCCAGTTCTGCGAAAGGCAGAGTGTCCCTATGACGCTGGATCATGTAATTCCCAAAGAACGAAATGGTCCGGACACTTGGGAGAACCTGGTCTGTTGTTGCCATACTTGTAACAGGGCAAAAGGGAACCGCACGCCTAATGAGGCGGGGATGAAACTCATGCGCCCACCGAAGAAACCCACAAGAATTCATTACATCAGACAGTTCGTGAAACGGGAACAGTCAGCCTGGCGGCCCTACCTCTATATGGAACCGATACGGACAAGGGCGCTTGCTTGA
- a CDS encoding HD domain-containing protein, translated as MKKLVPISKLKVDADIQGFYLCKEKHLRKTRSREFYLDLTLTDATGEIGAKVWDQVQEFNEKFEQGDAVAVRGRIDTFQDRNQIIVGRINKATEAKYARYGFKPEALVPVSPHDPVRMWTSLGAIIQKMENQFLKKLVSQLYRKHKDRLMFMPASISMHYTYRSGYLEHVLSMAKLGVTQAKHYSANIDMLLAGILLHGIGKVRELTDAFMPEYSDEGNFIGHSVLGRDMIREEAAEIKNFPDDLLLELEHLIMCHEGGFDSRYRNRARTKEALLLQALDNLDTKVSLFNRILDEDSEDGDWTSRRNYFGAALYKGDRP; from the coding sequence GTGAAAAAGCTCGTACCCATCTCCAAGTTAAAAGTAGACGCCGACATCCAGGGTTTTTACCTATGTAAAGAGAAGCACCTGAGGAAAACTCGGTCCAGGGAATTCTATCTTGACCTTACACTAACGGATGCAACTGGTGAGATTGGTGCCAAAGTTTGGGACCAGGTTCAGGAGTTTAATGAGAAATTTGAGCAGGGCGACGCCGTCGCTGTCCGAGGCAGGATAGACACCTTCCAGGACCGCAACCAGATCATTGTGGGGCGTATCAATAAGGCAACGGAGGCAAAATATGCCAGGTACGGCTTCAAACCGGAGGCCCTGGTACCCGTATCACCCCACGATCCGGTGCGGATGTGGACATCCCTGGGAGCCATCATCCAAAAAATGGAGAATCAGTTCCTTAAAAAACTGGTGTCCCAGCTTTACCGGAAACACAAGGACAGACTCATGTTCATGCCGGCGTCCATATCCATGCACTACACCTACCGTTCCGGCTACCTGGAACATGTGCTCTCCATGGCAAAGCTTGGTGTCACTCAGGCAAAGCATTACAGTGCTAATATTGATATGCTTCTTGCTGGAATCCTCCTTCACGGCATTGGTAAGGTTCGGGAGCTCACTGATGCATTCATGCCGGAATATTCTGATGAGGGTAATTTCATCGGTCATTCCGTTCTTGGTAGGGATATGATCAGGGAAGAGGCGGCGGAGATCAAAAACTTTCCTGATGATCTATTACTGGAACTGGAGCATCTCATTATGTGCCATGAGGGAGGCTTCGATTCTCGGTATAGAAACCGTGCCCGGACAAAAGAAGCGCTTTTGCTTCAAGCTCTGGACAACCTAGATACAAAGGTTAGCTTATTTAACAGAATTTTGGATGAAGACAGTGAAGACGGTGACTGGACCAGCAGAAGGAATTACTTCGGAGCAGCGCTCTACAAGGGTGACAGACCGTAA